In Mercurialis annua linkage group LG5, ddMerAnnu1.2, whole genome shotgun sequence, a single genomic region encodes these proteins:
- the LOC126682243 gene encoding auxin-induced protein 15A-like: protein MGIRLPRIMNAKQIVKKMMLTQETADVPKGHFAVYVGETEKKRFAVPLSCLKHPSFQKLLSQSEEEFGYNHPMGGLTLPCSEQVFSDLIFSL, encoded by the coding sequence atggGTATTCGTTTGCCAAGGATCATGAATGCAAAGCAAATTGTAAAGAAAATGATGTTAACTCAAGAAACTGCTGATGTTCCTAAAGGCCATTTTGCTGTTTATGTTGGAGAAACCGAAAAGAAGCGGTTTGCTGTTCCGTTATCGTGCTTGAAGCATCCTTCGTTTCAGAAATTGCTTAGTCAATCGGAAGAAGAATTCGGGTATAATCATCCTATGGGCGGGCTTACACTTCCATGCAGTGAACAAGTTTTCAGTGATCTTATTTTCAGTTTGTAG
- the LOC130015504 gene encoding auxin-responsive protein SAUR21-like → MGIRLRKIVSAKQILQRILLSQRNRDVPKGHFVVYVGETQKKRFIVPIVYLKHTSFQNLLSQAEEEFGFCHHTGSLTIPCSEEQFINVIFSL, encoded by the coding sequence ATGGGAATTCGTTTGCGAAAAATTGTTAGTGCTAAGCAAATTTTGCAACGAATTCTCTTATCACAGAGAAATCGTGATGTGCCTAAAGGTCACTTTGTTGTTTATGTTGGAGAAACTCAAAAGAAGCGGTTCATCGTTCCAATAGTATACTTGAAGCACACCTCGTTTCAGAATTTGCTTAGTCAAGCAGAAGAAGAGTTTGGATTTTGTCATCATACGGGCAGTCTAACGATCCCTTGTAGTGAAGAACAAtttattaatgttatttttagtttataa
- the LOC126681453 gene encoding putative leucine-rich repeat receptor-like protein kinase At2g19210, translating into MKNETLQNFLVGFLLILAVAVLVHAQDQTRFISIDCGLPANSFYTDETTTLNYVSDTAFIDTGVITNLSLGSTSNTTSRQQLSVRNFPEGDRNCYNIKIVNGTKYLIRAIFLYGNYDGFNKLPEFDLHLGPNKWDKVKILNSTSPVIKEIIYTPELNYVHVCLVNTGFGSPFISALELRPLKNTTYIAQSGALAKFARLDFGSLTNRTVRYPDDVYDRIWTPNHFQKWKDLGTSKTVDADDHIDFQPPSAVMMTASTPKNISENLDLFLNNEDASKQFYVYMHFAEIVKLRANQSRQFNISFNGTLWFGRVVPGYLISNTVYSQFPIKGVKDDIFSLFKVRGSTLPPLINAIEAYVVVDLSQLQSDQEDVDAIMKIKSDYRIIKNWQGDPCAPQHYAWQGLNCSYNGIDPPKITSLNLSSSGLSGEVNFYMANLKTLESLDLSNNSLSGSVPDFLSKMTSLKVLNLAGNNLTGTIPTDLFERSQKGLLLLSVDGNPELCPSLSCKKKKKKNSIVVPVVASIAAFLILVAALAVILRFLLVRSKGETKIRHETKDDPMELKKTQFKYSEILRITNNFEKILGKGGFGTVYYGILDDDTQVAVKILSPSSVQGQKEFQAEVKLLLRVHHRNLTALVGYCNEGTNMGLIYEYMANGNLTDYLKNSNVSGLSWETRLRIAVEAAQGLEYMHNGCKPQIVHRDVKATNILLNDTFQAKLADFGLSRVFVDGGTHITTVVAGTPGYLDPEYYVTNWLTEKSDVFSFGVVLLEIITGKAAISKTSHISQWVSSMLETGDIHRVADSSLNGEFEVNSAWKAVELAMACVATTSTRRPTMSQVVVELNEYCLKIEMARKRQGHIAQSYHSTEFMNVNVDSELSLVAR; encoded by the exons ATGAAAAACGAGACACTACAGAATTTCTTAGTCGGATTTCTGCTTATTTTAGCTGTAGCAGTTCTTGTTCATGCCCAAGATCAAACAA GATTCATAAGTATAGATTGTGGACTGCCAGCAAATTCTTTCTATACAGATGAAACGACAACCCTAAACTATGTTTCCGACACAGCATTCATCGACACGGGCGTAATTACCAACTTATCCCTAGGATCCACATCAAATACCACCAGCCGCCAGCAATTGTCTGTCCGAAACTTTCCTGAAGGTGACAGAAACTGTTACAACATAAAAATTGTCAATGGCACTAAATATTTGATCAGAGCTATTTTCTTGTACGGAAACTACGACGGCTTCAATAAACTACCGGAGTTTGATCTGCATTTAGGACCCAACAAATGGGATAaagtgaaaattttgaattcaacCTCTCCTGTAATAAAGGAAATTATCTATACACCTGAATTGAACTATGTTCATGTCTGTCTTGTCAATACGGGATTCGGATCGCCTTTCATATCTGCATTAGAATTGAGGCCTCTGAAGAATACTACATACATAGCTCAATCTGGAGCTCTGGCGAAATTCGCAAGGCTGGATTTTGGTTCTTTGACAAATCGAACCGTCAG GTATCCTGACGATGTTTATGACCGTATCTGGACTCCTAACCATTTCCAGAAATGGAAAGATTTGGGAACATCAAAGACGGTCGATGCGGACGATCACATTGATTTCCAGCCACCGTCAGCCGTAATGATGACGGCCAGCACGCCGAAAAATATTAGCGAGAAcctagatttatttttaaataatgagGATGCGAGTAAACAATTTTATGTCTACATGCACTTTGCTGAAATCGTTAAGCTTCGAGCTAACCAGTCTCGTCAATTCAACATTTCTTTCAATGGAACATTATGGTTCGGACGTGTTGTTCCTGGTTACCTAATCTCCAACACTGTATATAGCCAATTTCCTATCAAGGGAGTTAAAGATGATATATTCTCACTCTTTAAAGTCAGAGGTTCCACCCTGCCACCGCTCATCAATGCTATCGAAGCATATGTTGTTGTTGATCTCTCGCAATTGCAGTCAGACCAAGAAGACG TTGATGCTATCATGAAAATCAAGTCAGATTATCGAATTATAAAAAACTGGCAAGGAGATCCATGTGCTCCTCAACATTATGCGTGGCAGGGTCTAAATTGCAGCTACAATGGTATTGATCCACCAAAAATCACATCCCT GAATTTATCTTCGAGCGGATTGAGCGGAGAGGTGAATTTTTATATGGCCAATCTCAAGACGTTGGAATCGCT GGACTTATCAAATAATAGCTTGTCAGGATCCGTGCCTGATTTTCTATCTAAAATGACATCATTGAAAGTCCT AAACTTGGCAGGAAACAATCTCACAGGTACGATTCCAACTGACCTCTTTGAGAGATCACAAAAGGGTTTACTATTGCTAAG TGTCGACGGGAATCCGGAACTCTGTCCGTCCCTTTCCtgcaagaaaaagaagaagaagaatagcATTGTTGTTCCTGTGGTGGCATCAATAGCTGCATTTCTCATCTTAGTAGCTGCGTTGGCAGTCATTCTACGCTTCTTGTTAGTACGTTCAAAAGGCGAGACTAAAATAAGGCATGAAACAAAAGATGATCCAATGGAGTTAAAGAAAACACAATTCAAATACTCTGAAATTCTCAGGATTACGAATAACTTTGAGAAAATTCTGGGTAAGGGAGGATTTGGAACAGTTTATTATGGAATTTTAGATGATGATACTCAAGTTGCTGTAAAGATACTTTCTCCATCCTCAGTTCAAGGACAAAAGGAATTCCAGGCAGAG GTTAAGCTTCTTTTAAGAGTTCATCATAGGAACTTGACTGCTCTTGTCGGGTACTGCAATGAAGGCACCAACATGGGGCTTATCTATGAGTACATGGCTAATGGAAACTTAACAGACTATCTAAAAA ATAGCAATGTGAGTGGCTTAAGCTGGGAAACAAGACTTAGAATAGCAGTCGAAGCGGCACAAG GATTGGAGTATATGCACAACGGCTGTAAGCCACAGATTGTGCACAGAGACGTGAAGGCAACGAACATTTTACTAAATGATACATTCCAAGCCAAATTAGCTGATTTTGGCTTGTCAAGAGTTTTTGTTGATGGTGGCACACATATCACCACCGTTGTCGCTGGGACTCCCGGCTACCTTGATCCTGA gTATTACGTAACCAACTGGTTAACAGAGAAAAGTGATGTATTTAGTTTCGGAGTTGTTCTTCTGGAAATCATAACTGGAAAAGCAGCGATATCTAAAACCAGTCACATAAGCCAATGGGTTAGTTCGATGCTTGAGACTGGAGATATTCACAGAGTTGCGGATTCGAGTCTAAACGGAGAATTTGAGGTCAATTCGGCATGGAAAGCTGTGGAATTAGCAATGGCTTGTGTGGCTACAACTTCTACTAGAAGGCCAACGATGAGTCAAGTGGTCGTAGAACTGAATGAGTACTGTTTGAAGATCGAGATGGCTCGAAAAAGACAAGGCCATATTGCTCAATCATACCACTCAACTGAGTTTATGAATGTGAATGTGGATTCTGAGTTGTCTCTTGTTGCaagataa
- the LOC130015500 gene encoding auxin-responsive protein SAUR15-like — translation MHSSRQIYTSQCKLTINFFLSWSHKATLILPQKKKTTLIQREVMGIHLPKSKQIVRRIRLASPEINSSCVPKGHFAVYVGETDEKKRYAVPISYLKNTSFKKLLSDVEEQFGFNHPMGGITIPCSEENFFQLITCNF, via the coding sequence ATGCACTCAAGTCGACAGATATATACAAGTCAATgcaaattaactataaatttctttctttcctgGAGCCACAAAGCAACACTAATTCTTcctcaaaaaaagaaaacaacacTGATTCAAAGAGAAGTGATGGGTATCCATTTGCCTAAATCGAAGCAGATCGTAAGACGAATTCGTCTTGCGTCTCCAGAGATTAATTCAAGTTGTGTTCCTAAAGGCCATTTTGCAGTTTATGTTGGAGAAACTGATGAAAAGAAGAGATATGCTGTGCCTATTTCATACTTGAAGAACACTTCTTTCAAAAAATTGCTGAGTGATGTTGAAGAACAGTTCGGGTTTAATCATCCTATGGGAGGCATCACAATTCCATGCAGTGAAGAAAATTTCTTTCAATTAATCACTTGTAATTTCTAG